In Vibrio pomeroyi, the genomic window AGGAGATAGCGTGGTGATGGAGGACATTTTCCGTTACGAAGCTAGTTCCAATTTCAAAGATGGCAAGATGGAAGGTGAGTTCCGAACGCCTGGTTTATCCACACGTTCTGTCATTTATGAACGCGCAAAATTCTTTGGTTTAGAACAAGCGGTAAGGGAGATCTTTACATGACCTTAATCCTGATTGCGTCATGGAGTGCTTTGTTAGTTTACTTCCTTATCCATCGCTCTCGCCAAGACAAAAAGCTGAGTAGTTTGATTGAAATGGAAGCTGAATTCGAAGGGGTAAAAGGCGTTCGCTCGGTTATCGATTCGCAGCAGTTTGAAGAGAGTTATAAAGCTAGGCTTAGGAAAAGTTACAAGAAGATAATAAAGGTCTTCCAGCCCAATATGTCTTTGAAGCTGATCCTATTTATTAGTGTGTCGGCATCAGCGGTTTATGCCATTAACGAGTTTTTCTTACGTCAGGATTACGTTGTTTGCTTGATTATTGTTGAGCCTATTTTGTTCTTCGTTTTTTACAACAAGCTAAAGCAACGGCAGATGGATCGTTTTAAAACAAACTTTCCGGATGCTTTGAATATCTTGAGCGGAGCCGTCTCATCAGGCCAAAGTATTATTCATGCGTTCGAGTATGTAGGTAAGCAGCTTGATAATGAAGTAGGCAAAGAGTTCAAGTTCATGGCTGAGCGTTTGCTTATTGGTGAAGACCCTGATGACGTGCTTGAACGCAGTAGCAATACGTTTCCTTACTTAGAGTACTTTTTCTTTGCCTCAACGATACGAATCAATTTAGCTCGAGGCGGTCAGCTCAAAGATGTTATCAATAAGATTAACCGACTTATGTTTGACTCTAGAGCCGTTGAGAAAAAGAAAAATGCATTGACCTCTGAAGCGCGAGCTTCGGCAAAAATCATTGCTTGTTTACCAGTTATATTCTTGATCATTCTAAAATTTACTAGCCCGGAGAATTATAGCTTCGTTATGTTTGAGGAAGCAGGGCAGCCGATTTTTTATTACGTTCTAATGAGTGAATTATTAGGTTTCTTTTGCATTTGGCTGATCCTGCGAGGTGTCAATTAATGGGATTTGAAACGGTTTTAATTTGGGGCGTGATATTTGTTATATCGATGGTGTTAGCAACCTATTGCTTGCGTTTCTGGGATAACACGAGAGCAAATATAGAAACTCGTAAAATAATTGGCTCAACACGCGAAGAGAAAAAAAGAACGGATTTATTCAAGGCTCTTTTATCTCGAATTAGTTTCAATAAAGACGAAACAAAACGAAAGTTAGTCGCAGCGGGTTTTTATAGTGATTTCCTCGCGGATGCCTATTACTTATTAAAAATCATCCCTTTTAGTATTTGCCTAATATTAATCGGCTTTGACTTTTATAACGGAGAAACAGAGGTGATATTCGCTCTGTTATATCTTCTTGGGGCTTTGTTGGCGTTTGTCATCGCGCCAGATTCCTATGTGTCGGCTCGAGGTAAAGCCAATATTAAGCACATCAGTTCAAGGTTGCCTTTTTTACTTGACCTTATGAATGTGTGTGTTCACACCGGCATGACAATCGAGTCCAGTTTGGAGTACTTGGCCAAGGAACTTCACTCGGTAGACAGTAACCTTGCCCATGTTGTCAGAGTCACAGTGGAGCGGTCGCGCTTAGTCGGATTAGAGAAGGCATTAGAGGAGTTTTATGAGTTTGTGCCTACCAGTGAATCGCAGAGCTTTGTGATGACCATGGTGCAAAGTCTTCAATTTGGCTCATCTGTTGGCCCTGTACTGGCTACGTTAGCGACGGATATTCGGGAACTTAATATGATGGACTTGGAAGAACGGATTGGAAAGATGGGGGCAAAAATGTCTATTCCATTGATCGCTTTTATCATGGTTCCGATTGTTGTTCTCATTGCGGCCCCAGGTATTTTAAGGATGTTGATGTGATAAGAAAATTTGTATTAGTCGTTATTGCTATGGTTCTAGTTTCTGGTTGTACAGCCGTTAATAACCAACTTGATACTAAAGAGCAATTGCTTATTGGATCGGGGGATTCGCAGAAGCTCATTGAGTTTTATAAGGCAAATATACAATCCGACCCTGTATATAAAGTCAAACTTGTTAATTTGTATTTAGACCTTAAAGATATTAAATCGGCTGAGCTATATAGGAATACCTACAGTGACAGTGACCTTGATGATCCGGAATATATTTTAACCAGCGCTCGAATTTACTATCAGAAAAAGAACTTTGAGCGCGCATTAGAAGAGTTAGACAAGTATAGAGATGAAGGCGGAGCTGAGTATGAGTACCAACTTCTAACCGGAAAAATACTAGCTCAGCAAAAACGATTTTCTGAAGCAATTGAACATTTCGAGGAAAGTCGCAAACAAGGCGCTTCAGACAGAGAGGCTGGTAACAATATCGCTGTTGTTAAAATAATGCAGTCTGATTATTTGGGCGCGACAGACATTTTATATGACCTTTATCTTTCAAATCCGAATGATCAGAGAGTGAGTTCTAACTTAATTCTCTCTTCGGTTAAGTCGCAGCGACCGGATATCGCATTGGAAGTTCTGAAACATTCGAATAGCGATGAGCAAGCTCACAAACAGCTATCTGCATTAATGAGGTCAATATCTAAAAGCAAAGGGAAGAAGACCATGACACAGTCAACGATAGAGATGGAACAACAGCTTATAGGTTCCCAAGCTCACTCTGGTAGTTTTGTAGCACCGACATCGCGAGTCAGCAAATTGGATTCGACTGCAGGGTTTCAAACATCTAAACACAGTGTGGATGGTTCTGTACTCGACCCTAGAAAGCTGAAACCCAATGCAAAACCTATTTATCGAGTGCAAGTATTAGCGACGTACACTGCGATTCCTTCGGACTTTCTGAACTATCT contains:
- a CDS encoding type II secretion system F family protein, with protein sequence MTLILIASWSALLVYFLIHRSRQDKKLSSLIEMEAEFEGVKGVRSVIDSQQFEESYKARLRKSYKKIIKVFQPNMSLKLILFISVSASAVYAINEFFLRQDYVVCLIIVEPILFFVFYNKLKQRQMDRFKTNFPDALNILSGAVSSGQSIIHAFEYVGKQLDNEVGKEFKFMAERLLIGEDPDDVLERSSNTFPYLEYFFFASTIRINLARGGQLKDVINKINRLMFDSRAVEKKKNALTSEARASAKIIACLPVIFLIILKFTSPENYSFVMFEEAGQPIFYYVLMSELLGFFCIWLILRGVN
- a CDS encoding type II secretion system F family protein gives rise to the protein MGFETVLIWGVIFVISMVLATYCLRFWDNTRANIETRKIIGSTREEKKRTDLFKALLSRISFNKDETKRKLVAAGFYSDFLADAYYLLKIIPFSICLILIGFDFYNGETEVIFALLYLLGALLAFVIAPDSYVSARGKANIKHISSRLPFLLDLMNVCVHTGMTIESSLEYLAKELHSVDSNLAHVVRVTVERSRLVGLEKALEEFYEFVPTSESQSFVMTMVQSLQFGSSVGPVLATLATDIRELNMMDLEERIGKMGAKMSIPLIAFIMVPIVVLIAAPGILRMLM
- a CDS encoding tetratricopeptide repeat protein, whose amino-acid sequence is MIRKFVLVVIAMVLVSGCTAVNNQLDTKEQLLIGSGDSQKLIEFYKANIQSDPVYKVKLVNLYLDLKDIKSAELYRNTYSDSDLDDPEYILTSARIYYQKKNFERALEELDKYRDEGGAEYEYQLLTGKILAQQKRFSEAIEHFEESRKQGASDREAGNNIAVVKIMQSDYLGATDILYDLYLSNPNDQRVSSNLILSSVKSQRPDIALEVLKHSNSDEQAHKQLSALMRSISKSKGKKTMTQSTIEMEQQLIGSQAHSGSFVAPTSRVSKLDSTAGFQTSKHSVDGSVLDPRKLKPNAKPIYRVQVLATYTAIPSDFLNYLKTNYGSVYSYTHGLWKRYCIGDFNDLDEAKAFLDSIDIKGAFVVDYTKKRYVRL